The Bacteroidales bacterium sequence AAAGAAAACTTATCTACATTTTTCAAAGCAATTCCGGTACCCCGGGCAACAGCACGCAAGGGATCTTCAGCTACTTTGAAAGGAATATTGATCTTATCGGTAAGCCTTTTGTCCAGTCCTTTCAGCAAAGCGCCTCCACCTGCCAGGTAAATACCGTGGTTAACAATATCGGCGTATAACTCCGGAGGAGTTTGCTCCAGGACGTCCAAAATGGCTGTTTCGATCCGGGAGATAGACTTATCCAGGCAATGCGATATTTCCTGGAAAGATACGGGAACTTCCACAGGAAGTGCAGTCATCAGGTTGGGACCGCGGACGATAAAGTCGGACGGTGGATTTTCCAGGTCAGGTAAAACTGATCCTACCTGTATTTTTATATCTTCAGCGGTACGTTCCCCGATCCGGATATTGTGTTGCTGCCGCATGTAATCCTGGATGTCGGCTGTAAATACATCTCCGGCAACAGTAATAGAACGGTTACATACAATACCGCCAAGGGCAATCACAGCTATTTCGGAAGTTCCGCCTCCTATATCTACCACCATATTTCCTTCAGGTGCCGTCACATCAATCCCGATCCCTATTGCTGCAGCCATTGGCTCATAAATCATATACACATCCCTGCCTCCCGAGTGTTCTGCTGAATCACGGACTGCACGGACTTCCACTTCGGTACTGCCCGAAGGGATACAGACAACCATACGGATGGAAGGTGTGAACCAATGCCCCCGTGTAGGGATCATTTTGATCATTCCTTTGATCATCTGCTCGGCTGCATTAAAATCTGCAATTACACCATCCCGTAAAGGACGGATAGTTTTAATGTTCTCATGTGTTTTTCCGTGCATCTGGCGGGCCTTTTCACCAATGGCTACCAGTTTTCCGGATACACGGTCGATAGCGACAATAGACGGCTCGTCAACGACTACCTTATCGCCGTATATGATGATGGTATTGGCTGTGCCGAGATCCATCGCGATTTCTTGTGTGAAGGAGAATAATCCCATGTATGATGATATTTTGTTTCAGGCTTTCGGCGATAAGACCTTTTTGCCTGAAGGATTGATGAATGTTAATTCTAATGTTTAAAATGACGGATCCCGGTAAACACCATTGCAATAGATAACTTATTGCAACAGTCTATTGACTCGTTATCGCGTATGGATCCTCCCGGCTGTACGATTGCTTTTATTCCTTCTTCTCCGGCTATTTCTACACAATCCGGAAAAGGGAAGTAAGCATCACTGGCCATTACGGCCCCATTCAGATCAAAATCAAATGTTTTTGCTTTCTTTACAGCTTGCTTCAAAGCGTCTACCCTTGAAGTCTGGCCAATACCACTGCCAAGTAATTGCTTATTTTTGGCCAATACAATGGCATTGGATTTACTATGTTTGACTATTTTATTGGCAAATACCATATCTGCCAGTTCTTTTTTGCCCGGATGAACATCGGTCACCGGGTTCATTTTATCAGCAGTTTCTGTTGCATTATCCTTATCCTGAAGTACGACCCCGTTCAATAATGAACGAAATTGCTGTCCGGGAAGTTTTGTGTCTTTTAACCGAAGCAAAATCCTGTTCTTTTTTGCTTTTAATAATTCAACGGCTTCCTTCGTAAAAGAAGGTGCGATCAATACCTCATAAAACAGTTGGTCTATTTCCAGGGCTGTCTTTTCATCGATCTCACGATTGGTGATCAACACACCTCCGAATGCGGAGACAGGATCACCTGCCAAAGCTTTTTTCCAGGCATCCAGTATGTTTTCGGATGAGGCCAGGCCACATGCATTATTGTGTTTCAATATGGCAAAAGTAGGTTCATCGAACTCATTGATGAGGTTTACTGCCGCATCGATATCCAGTAAGTTGTTATAGGATATCTCTTTTCCGTTTAACTTTTCGAAAAGTCCGTCAAAATTTCCAAAAAACAGTCCTTTCTGGTGGGGATTTTCTCCATAACGAAGGGTCATCCCGTCGGTATAGCTTTGTTTAAAGACAGGTTCGCCCAGTTCTTTATTGAAGTAATTAAATATTGCAGAATCGTAATGGGATGAAACATTGAATGCAGCAGCTGCAAACTTTCGCCGATCTTCCAGCGTGGTTTCACCACCTTTCTCATTCAATAAATTCAATAATGGCAAATATTCGCGTTTAGAAGGAACGATCAGAACGTCTTTATAATTCTTGGCTGCTGCACGGATCAATGAAATACCGCCAATATCTATTTTCTCGATTACAGATGCTTCAGAAGCCCCGGACGCTACGGTTTCTTCAAAAGGATATAGATCCACGATCACGAGATCAATATCCGGAATACCGTACTTAGCTGCTTCTTCAAGGTCTTTGGATTCATCACGACGATATAGTATGCCTCCGAATATTTTTGGGTGTAATGTTTTTACACGTCCTCCGAAAATGGACGGATACTCCGTTAACGATTCAACAGAGGTTACTGGTACACCAAGTCCTTCTATAAAACTTTTCGTACCGCCTGTTGAATATATTTTTACCTGTAAGTCATTTAATTTTTTGACAATTACGTCAAGATTGTCTTTATGATAAACCGAGATTAGTACCGACTTTATTTTTTTTGTTTTACTCATTATTTTATTCACTGATACAATAAGTTTACAAAAGTATTAAAATTCTATCTATTTTTTTAGCTAAAATGATAAGAAAAAATAAATCAGTAAAAAAAATATTTTTAAGTGTCGATTTATGGTCAGATATTCTTTTCAATTTTCCGGAAAAATGCCTGTTTGTGGGGATGTTTTCAATAGGTCAGCCAGCATAATAAAATGACAGTAATCAATACAAGTCAATTTTAATACTGCGTTTGCCATTTAACACTGTTTGTAAACTGAAAAATAAAGCATTCACATAAAATGAATAAATGTCATCATTCTTTATTGGAAAAAATGT is a genomic window containing:
- the purH gene encoding bifunctional phosphoribosylaminoimidazolecarboxamide formyltransferase/IMP cyclohydrolase yields the protein MSKTKKIKSVLISVYHKDNLDVIVKKLNDLQVKIYSTGGTKSFIEGLGVPVTSVESLTEYPSIFGGRVKTLHPKIFGGILYRRDESKDLEEAAKYGIPDIDLVIVDLYPFEETVASGASEASVIEKIDIGGISLIRAAAKNYKDVLIVPSKREYLPLLNLLNEKGGETTLEDRRKFAAAAFNVSSHYDSAIFNYFNKELGEPVFKQSYTDGMTLRYGENPHQKGLFFGNFDGLFEKLNGKEISYNNLLDIDAAVNLINEFDEPTFAILKHNNACGLASSENILDAWKKALAGDPVSAFGGVLITNREIDEKTALEIDQLFYEVLIAPSFTKEAVELLKAKKNRILLRLKDTKLPGQQFRSLLNGVVLQDKDNATETADKMNPVTDVHPGKKELADMVFANKIVKHSKSNAIVLAKNKQLLGSGIGQTSRVDALKQAVKKAKTFDFDLNGAVMASDAYFPFPDCVEIAGEEGIKAIVQPGGSIRDNESIDCCNKLSIAMVFTGIRHFKH
- a CDS encoding rod shape-determining protein — protein: MGLFSFTQEIAMDLGTANTIIIYGDKVVVDEPSIVAIDRVSGKLVAIGEKARQMHGKTHENIKTIRPLRDGVIADFNAAEQMIKGMIKMIPTRGHWFTPSIRMVVCIPSGSTEVEVRAVRDSAEHSGGRDVYMIYEPMAAAIGIGIDVTAPEGNMVVDIGGGTSEIAVIALGGIVCNRSITVAGDVFTADIQDYMRQQHNIRIGERTAEDIKIQVGSVLPDLENPPSDFIVRGPNLMTALPVEVPVSFQEISHCLDKSISRIETAILDVLEQTPPELYADIVNHGIYLAGGGALLKGLDKRLTDKINIPFKVAEDPLRAVARGTGIALKNVDKFSFLMR